From Deinococcus yavapaiensis KR-236, a single genomic window includes:
- the nuoI gene encoding NADH-quinone oxidoreductase subunit NuoI, with translation MGVLEIAKGMGITLSKLFQKPVTVSYPEQRVQLKPRFRGRHILTRHPGTGLEKCIGCSLCAAACPAYAIYVEAAENDPANPKSPGERYASVYEINMLRCIFCGMCEEACPTGAVVLGNEFEMADFRYRDFVYGKEDMLVGVNGTMPQRREAGMKGKPVRAGFEVTPRAELEGVKYQ, from the coding sequence ATGGGAGTCCTGGAAATCGCCAAGGGCATGGGCATCACCTTGTCCAAGCTCTTTCAAAAGCCCGTGACCGTTTCGTATCCCGAGCAACGCGTGCAACTCAAGCCCCGCTTTCGCGGCCGTCACATTCTCACGCGCCACCCCGGCACGGGCTTGGAGAAGTGCATCGGCTGCTCGCTGTGCGCCGCCGCGTGCCCCGCGTACGCCATTTACGTCGAGGCCGCCGAGAACGACCCTGCCAACCCGAAGTCGCCCGGCGAGCGGTACGCCTCGGTCTACGAAATCAACATGCTGCGCTGCATCTTCTGCGGCATGTGCGAGGAAGCGTGCCCGACGGGCGCCGTCGTCCTCGGAAACGAGTTCGAGATGGCCGACTTCCGCTACCGCGACTTCGTGTACGGCAAGGAAGACATGCTCGTCGGCGTGAACGGCACCATGCCGCAACGCCGCGAAGCGGGGATGAAAGGCAAGCCCGTCCGCGCCGGCTTCGAAGTCACGCCGCGCGCCGAGCTGGAGGGAGTGAAGTACCAGTGA
- the nuoH gene encoding NADH-quinone oxidoreductase subunit NuoH yields the protein MPAWLLDLVWVLVKAVLLAFALLTTFAYMTLIERRLLARMQIRYGPNRVGPMGLLQPLADAIKSIFKEDFRVTAADRIVFTLAPIVAIGMALTAFGAIPAGPANSFFGLNPWVFDLDIGILAVLAITSMGVYGIFLGGWASGSKYPLLGSLRGSAQMISYELGQGLSILGLLMIVGSTNLRQIVDWQGANGILILFQALGFMLFLISSFAETNRTPFDFVEAEQELVAGYLTEYNAIKWALFQMAEYVNMITASAIMATLFFGGWRGPSFLGPIAEIPFVWLILKIALFLFLFIWVRATLPRLRYDQLMRFGWKFVLPLAILNVVATATYLAFVGSSPLWPLGLLGILAVIACIALSDRIRVLVNAPHKTGIQPGVTPTHNKAAGGD from the coding sequence ATGCCCGCCTGGCTCCTCGACCTCGTCTGGGTGCTCGTGAAGGCGGTGCTGCTGGCCTTCGCGCTCCTCACCACCTTCGCGTACATGACGCTCATCGAGCGCCGACTGCTCGCCCGGATGCAAATTCGCTACGGCCCGAACCGCGTCGGTCCGATGGGCCTCTTGCAACCGCTCGCCGACGCCATCAAGAGCATCTTCAAGGAAGACTTCCGCGTGACCGCCGCCGACCGCATCGTGTTCACGCTCGCGCCCATCGTCGCGATCGGCATGGCGCTCACCGCGTTCGGCGCGATTCCCGCCGGTCCCGCGAACTCCTTCTTCGGCCTCAACCCCTGGGTCTTCGACCTCGACATCGGCATCCTCGCGGTGCTCGCCATCACGTCCATGGGCGTGTACGGCATCTTCTTGGGCGGCTGGGCGTCCGGCTCGAAGTACCCGTTGCTGGGGAGCTTACGCGGCTCGGCGCAGATGATCTCGTACGAACTCGGCCAAGGGCTGTCCATCCTCGGCTTGCTGATGATCGTCGGATCGACCAATTTGCGCCAAATCGTCGATTGGCAAGGCGCCAACGGCATCCTGATCCTCTTTCAGGCGCTCGGATTCATGCTGTTCCTCATTTCCAGCTTCGCCGAAACGAACCGCACGCCCTTCGACTTCGTGGAAGCCGAACAGGAACTCGTCGCGGGTTACCTGACGGAGTACAACGCGATCAAGTGGGCGCTTTTCCAAATGGCGGAGTACGTCAACATGATCACCGCCTCGGCCATCATGGCGACGCTCTTCTTCGGAGGTTGGCGTGGCCCGTCGTTCCTGGGTCCGATCGCCGAGATTCCCTTCGTGTGGCTGATCCTCAAGATCGCGCTGTTTTTGTTCTTGTTCATTTGGGTGCGCGCCACCTTGCCGCGTCTGCGCTACGACCAGCTCATGCGCTTCGGCTGGAAGTTCGTGCTGCCCCTCGCGATTCTCAACGTCGTCGCTACGGCCACGTACCTCGCCTTCGTCGGTTCGTCGCCGCTGTGGCCGCTCGGCCTCCTCGGCATTCTCGCCGTCATCGCGTGCATCGCCTTGTCCGACCGTATTCGCGTCCTCGTCAACGCGCCGCACAAGACGGGCATTCAGCCCGGCGTGACCCCCACCCACAACAAAGCCGCAGGAGGTGACTGA
- the nuoG gene encoding NADH-quinone oxidoreductase subunit NuoG — MKVIVDGQEIEVPSGTSALDAVFASGRDVPYFCANSYLSPVGACRMCLVEAGSPRKGPDGNLIMEGDQPKIFWFPKPMASCTLAATDGMVIKTQSDTVQKAQAGMMEFTLLNHPLDCPTCDKGGACELQDRAYEYGYGVSRFGFDRRHADKHYPLSEFIILDQERCIHCKRCVRYFEEVPGQEVLDFIERGGHTFIDTAEGGLPTGFQGNIADICPVGALLDNVARFRGRNWEYDHTPTTCTLCPVGCAITVDARNGRIERIVSGENRDVNEVWICDAGRFGHPVATDDRLTMPLVRRNGTLVEATWDEAIAAITAGMASLNPGDLALYTSGDATMEEGLALEVFAETIAAPSVDYFPRYPVSVELPLPTLTEVATADGVIVVGADLGEEAPVLELRVLEMLRGGILPPTYEHGTAIADLRLVERAARDRAKLAVYHPTATRLATHAGITSNEPSLEVLEGLLSGRGSSAIQAGAALLKKASKPVLIVGSDVLNQGANVLHPILTQLALTYGAKILPIPAAPNSRGLGHLDLVPRAGGLPYSRLASARAAFISRLDPKIRPSGFTVVHDTHFTETAKLADVVLPAVSNYEKRGTTVNLEGRLLPLTQAAIDSGEGADLVRALGAVAEGLGVKSKVRGLRTAQKMLTERFGVDFAALPQTGTIVPLGKRRTAPTGLTVKPQLWKPGMQRGNPIPLPMATATAPRNIQTVGGDD; from the coding sequence GTGAAAGTCATCGTAGACGGCCAAGAAATCGAAGTGCCGAGCGGAACGTCCGCGCTCGACGCCGTGTTCGCCTCCGGGCGCGACGTTCCGTACTTCTGCGCGAACTCGTACCTCTCGCCGGTCGGCGCGTGCCGCATGTGCCTCGTCGAGGCGGGCAGCCCACGCAAAGGGCCCGACGGCAACCTGATCATGGAAGGTGACCAGCCCAAGATCTTCTGGTTCCCGAAGCCCATGGCGTCGTGCACGCTCGCCGCGACGGACGGCATGGTCATCAAGACGCAGTCCGACACCGTCCAAAAGGCGCAGGCGGGCATGATGGAGTTCACGCTCCTCAACCACCCGCTCGACTGCCCGACGTGCGACAAGGGCGGCGCGTGCGAACTGCAAGACCGCGCGTACGAGTACGGCTACGGCGTGTCGCGCTTCGGCTTCGACCGACGACACGCCGACAAGCACTACCCCCTGTCGGAGTTCATCATCCTCGACCAAGAGCGCTGCATTCACTGCAAGCGCTGCGTGCGTTACTTCGAGGAAGTGCCCGGCCAGGAAGTCCTCGACTTCATCGAGCGCGGCGGCCACACCTTCATCGACACCGCCGAAGGTGGGCTGCCCACCGGCTTCCAAGGAAACATCGCCGACATCTGCCCGGTCGGAGCGCTCCTCGACAACGTCGCGCGCTTTCGCGGTCGTAACTGGGAATACGACCACACGCCCACGACCTGCACGCTGTGTCCCGTCGGCTGCGCCATCACCGTCGACGCGCGCAACGGACGCATCGAGCGCATCGTGTCGGGGGAAAACCGCGACGTGAACGAAGTCTGGATTTGCGACGCCGGACGCTTTGGCCACCCCGTCGCAACGGACGACCGCCTCACGATGCCCCTCGTGCGCCGAAACGGCACACTCGTCGAGGCGACGTGGGACGAAGCGATCGCGGCGATCACGGCGGGCATGGCCAGCTTGAATCCCGGCGACCTCGCCCTCTACACGAGCGGTGACGCGACGATGGAAGAAGGACTCGCCCTCGAAGTCTTCGCCGAGACGATCGCGGCGCCCAGCGTCGACTACTTCCCGCGCTACCCCGTCTCCGTGGAGTTGCCCCTGCCGACCTTGACAGAGGTCGCGACGGCCGACGGCGTGATCGTCGTCGGCGCGGACCTCGGCGAGGAAGCGCCCGTTCTCGAACTGCGCGTGCTGGAGATGCTGCGCGGCGGCATCCTCCCGCCAACGTACGAGCACGGCACGGCCATCGCCGACTTGCGCCTCGTCGAACGCGCCGCGCGCGACCGCGCGAAACTCGCCGTCTACCACCCGACGGCGACGCGCCTCGCGACGCACGCGGGCATCACGTCGAACGAACCGAGCCTCGAAGTCCTCGAAGGACTGCTGTCGGGACGCGGATCGAGCGCCATCCAAGCGGGCGCCGCGCTGCTCAAAAAGGCGTCGAAGCCCGTCTTGATCGTCGGCTCGGACGTCCTCAATCAAGGCGCGAACGTCCTGCATCCCATCTTGACGCAACTCGCGTTGACGTACGGCGCGAAGATCCTCCCGATTCCCGCCGCGCCGAACTCTCGCGGCCTCGGGCACCTCGACCTCGTGCCGCGCGCGGGCGGCCTGCCTTACTCGCGCCTCGCGTCGGCCCGCGCCGCGTTCATCTCGCGCCTCGACCCGAAGATTCGCCCCAGCGGCTTCACGGTCGTGCACGACACGCACTTCACCGAGACCGCCAAACTCGCCGACGTCGTCCTGCCCGCCGTGAGCAACTACGAGAAGCGCGGCACGACCGTCAACCTCGAAGGGCGTCTGCTGCCCCTCACGCAAGCCGCCATCGACTCCGGCGAAGGCGCCGACCTCGTGCGCGCGCTCGGCGCGGTCGCCGAGGGCCTTGGTGTGAAGTCGAAGGTGCGCGGTTTGCGTACGGCGCAGAAGATGCTGACCGAACGCTTCGGCGTCGACTTCGCGGCCCTGCCCCAAACGGGCACGATCGTGCCCCTCGGCAAACGTCGAACCGCCCCGACGGGCCTGACCGTGAAGCCGCAACTTTGGAAGCCCGGCATGCAACGCGGCAACCCCATCCCGCTGCCGATGGCGACCGCGACCGCGCCGCGCAACATCCAGACGGTCGGAGGAGACGACTGA
- the nuoF gene encoding NADH-quinone oxidoreductase subunit NuoF: MTVATPPKPITSAKDPRFAPTLYARVSKPDSHTLDAYVRDGGYQALLRAFAMGNDAVIDEVKKSGLRGRGGAGFPTGMKWSFMPLNDGRQHIVLCNADESEPGSFKDRYLLSEDPHQLIEGMIIAGFAMRATLGYIYIRGEYVLAAQRLTAAIEEATRAGYLGDNILGSGFSMRLHVHRGAGAYICGEETALMNSLEGLRANPRLKPPFPAASGLYGLPTTINNVESLCSAVHILKYGWEWHASMGTEKSKGNKLFQLSGPVRRPGVYELPLGATFRELIYDFGGGPTEDIKAIIPGGSSCPMMPFTDDILDTPMDYESVAAKGSMLGTGGVTLVPTADCIVNATWNLVRFYAHESCGKCTPCREGISGWMVRMYEKLVRGGGKPGDVDLILDMSDNISGKSFCALADACLGPVVSSVKLFRHEYDVLASTGKPMYPARKRWNDL; encoded by the coding sequence GTGACGGTCGCCACGCCTCCCAAACCCATCACGAGCGCCAAGGATCCCCGCTTCGCGCCCACACTCTACGCGCGCGTCAGCAAGCCCGACTCGCACACCCTCGACGCTTACGTGCGCGACGGCGGTTACCAAGCCTTGCTTCGCGCCTTCGCGATGGGCAACGACGCCGTGATCGACGAAGTCAAGAAGAGCGGCCTGCGCGGCCGAGGCGGCGCGGGCTTCCCGACGGGCATGAAGTGGTCGTTCATGCCGCTCAACGACGGCCGCCAGCACATCGTGTTGTGCAACGCCGACGAGTCCGAGCCCGGTTCCTTCAAAGACCGCTACCTGCTGTCCGAAGATCCGCACCAGCTTATCGAGGGCATGATCATCGCGGGCTTCGCCATGCGCGCCACGCTCGGCTACATCTACATTCGCGGCGAGTACGTTCTCGCGGCGCAACGACTCACCGCCGCCATCGAGGAAGCCACCCGCGCCGGTTACCTCGGCGACAACATCCTCGGAAGCGGCTTCTCCATGCGCCTTCACGTCCACAGAGGTGCGGGCGCGTACATTTGCGGCGAGGAAACCGCGCTCATGAACTCGCTGGAAGGCTTGCGCGCCAATCCGCGCCTCAAGCCGCCCTTTCCGGCCGCGTCGGGCCTGTACGGCCTGCCGACTACCATCAACAACGTCGAGTCGTTGTGCTCGGCCGTGCACATCTTGAAGTACGGCTGGGAGTGGCACGCGTCCATGGGCACCGAGAAGAGCAAGGGCAACAAGCTCTTCCAGCTTTCCGGTCCTGTTCGGCGCCCTGGCGTGTACGAACTGCCGCTCGGCGCGACCTTCCGCGAGCTCATCTACGACTTCGGGGGCGGCCCCACCGAGGACATCAAGGCGATCATTCCCGGCGGATCCTCGTGCCCGATGATGCCCTTCACGGACGACATTCTCGACACGCCGATGGATTACGAGAGCGTCGCGGCCAAAGGCTCCATGCTCGGCACCGGGGGCGTCACGCTCGTCCCGACGGCCGACTGCATCGTGAACGCCACGTGGAACCTCGTGCGGTTTTACGCCCACGAATCGTGCGGAAAGTGCACGCCGTGCCGCGAAGGTATCAGCGGTTGGATGGTGCGAATGTACGAGAAGCTCGTGCGCGGCGGAGGCAAGCCCGGCGACGTCGACCTCATCCTCGACATGAGCGACAACATCTCCGGCAAAAGCTTTTGCGCCCTCGCCGACGCGTGCCTCGGGCCCGTCGTGAGCAGCGTCAAGCTCTTCCGCCACGAGTACGACGTGCTCGCCAGCACCGGCAAGCCCATGTACCCGGCGAGAAAGCGGTGGAACGACCTGTGA
- the nuoE gene encoding NADH-quinone oxidoreductase subunit NuoE translates to MTNTPYFSDKQAFLRDVFSRYPDTERGRRSVLMPLLREVQDTFGFVSEAHMEEIAAVAGTTATEVRSVMSFYSTYHTVPTGKYHLQVCSTLMCALKGSDELWDHLVETLDVQPGEVSPDGLFSVQKVECLGSCGTAPVVQVNDDGYYENVGPTRCRHLLDAMRAGTPPAFDNPVPVTVRDGQQLDASGQPVGTSADVLVKVGESK, encoded by the coding sequence ATGACCAACACCCCATACTTCTCGGACAAGCAAGCCTTCCTTCGTGACGTCTTCTCGCGCTATCCCGACACCGAGCGCGGACGTCGCTCCGTCCTCATGCCCCTGCTGCGCGAAGTGCAAGACACCTTCGGCTTCGTGTCCGAAGCGCACATGGAGGAAATCGCCGCCGTCGCCGGGACGACCGCCACGGAAGTGCGCAGCGTCATGAGCTTCTACTCGACGTACCACACCGTCCCGACGGGCAAGTACCACCTGCAAGTCTGCTCGACGCTGATGTGCGCGCTCAAGGGCAGCGACGAACTGTGGGACCACCTCGTCGAGACGCTCGACGTGCAACCCGGCGAAGTGTCGCCCGACGGCTTGTTCAGCGTGCAGAAAGTCGAGTGCCTCGGATCGTGCGGCACCGCGCCCGTCGTGCAAGTCAACGACGACGGCTACTACGAGAACGTCGGGCCCACGAGGTGCCGTCACCTGTTGGACGCGATGCGCGCCGGAACGCCGCCCGCCTTCGACAATCCCGTGCCCGTGACGGTACGAGACGGCCAGCAACTCGACGCGAGCGGTCAACCTGTCGGCACGAGCGCCGACGTCCTCGTGAAAGTCGGTGAGTCGAAGTGA
- the nuoD gene encoding NADH dehydrogenase (quinone) subunit D, with protein sequence MTVEVDRPELQAPDSSGSLLHTEVLSLNVGPQHPSTHGVLRLVVDMDGEYVVKVVNHMGYLHTGFEKTMEHRTYQQNVTYAPRTDYLHSFGHELAYVLSAEKLVGAEVPERAKVVRVILHELGRLASHTVYFGTGLLDLGALTPFFYTFREREALLDLFEEVCGYRMNQGYLRVGGLAKDIPDDWAEHVGAFVSQLGPRIDEYEGLFAANPIFLDRSKQVGVISKELALDLCLTGANLRASGVPLDHRKANPYSGYEEYDFKVPWGTDGDVYTRFMLRLEEMRESMKIIQQALKKLRPGPVKDPNRKISLPPREELETSMEAVIHHFKLVTEGFHPPVGESYVPVETARGEVGYYIVSDGGSMPYRVKIRAPSFVNLQALEYAGVGGQFADLVAVLASLDPVLGDVDR encoded by the coding sequence ATGACCGTTGAAGTGGACCGCCCCGAACTGCAGGCCCCCGACAGCTCCGGCTCTCTTTTGCACACCGAAGTCTTGAGCCTCAACGTCGGACCGCAGCACCCGTCCACGCACGGCGTGCTGCGCCTCGTCGTGGACATGGACGGCGAGTACGTCGTGAAGGTCGTCAATCATATGGGCTACCTGCACACCGGCTTCGAAAAGACGATGGAGCACCGCACGTACCAGCAAAACGTCACGTACGCGCCGCGCACGGACTACCTGCACTCGTTCGGACACGAGCTCGCCTACGTCCTGTCCGCCGAGAAGCTCGTCGGCGCGGAAGTGCCCGAACGCGCCAAGGTCGTGCGCGTCATCTTGCACGAACTCGGTCGCCTCGCCTCTCACACGGTGTACTTCGGCACGGGCCTGCTCGACCTCGGCGCGCTCACGCCCTTCTTCTACACCTTCCGCGAACGCGAAGCCCTGCTCGACCTCTTCGAGGAAGTCTGCGGCTACCGCATGAACCAAGGCTACCTGCGCGTCGGCGGCCTCGCCAAAGACATTCCCGACGATTGGGCCGAGCACGTCGGCGCGTTCGTCTCGCAACTCGGGCCGCGCATCGACGAGTACGAAGGCTTGTTCGCGGCGAACCCCATCTTCCTCGACCGCTCCAAGCAAGTCGGCGTGATCTCGAAAGAACTCGCGCTCGACCTCTGCCTCACGGGAGCGAATTTGCGCGCGTCGGGCGTGCCGCTCGACCACCGCAAGGCCAATCCGTACAGCGGTTACGAGGAGTACGACTTCAAGGTGCCGTGGGGCACCGACGGCGACGTGTACACGAGATTCATGCTTCGCCTCGAAGAAATGCGCGAATCTATGAAGATCATCCAGCAGGCGCTGAAGAAACTGCGGCCCGGCCCCGTCAAGGACCCGAACCGCAAAATCAGCTTGCCGCCGCGCGAAGAACTCGAAACGTCGATGGAAGCCGTCATCCACCACTTCAAGCTCGTGACGGAAGGCTTCCACCCGCCCGTCGGCGAATCTTACGTGCCCGTCGAAACGGCCCGCGGCGAAGTCGGCTACTACATCGTTTCCGACGGCGGCAGCATGCCGTACCGCGTCAAGATTCGCGCCCCGAGCTTCGTGAACTTGCAAGCCCTCGAATACGCGGGCGTCGGCGGTCAATTCGCGGACCTCGTGGCGGTCCTCGCCAGCCTCGACCCCGTCCTCGGAGACGTGGACCGGTAA
- a CDS encoding NADH-quinone oxidoreductase subunit C, producing MSTPERFERLGATPEPGLLPLARLDKARLLIAAEDLKTQGYLLMDVVGIDFSKFVEKKPARFGVTYNFYNIDTNDRLFLRAYVEDGESLPTLYSFWKAANYLEREVFDLVGVRFDDHPDLRKVLTPDDLEGHPLRKDYPLGESPTLFRDGRFIDPPAFRAGLTGQSGGLTGWRGGERKGFQDRDDKPPVTPGVKHDR from the coding sequence ATGAGCACGCCCGAGCGCTTCGAGCGCCTCGGCGCGACGCCCGAGCCGGGCCTCCTGCCCCTCGCGCGCCTCGACAAGGCCCGCCTCCTGATCGCCGCCGAGGACCTCAAGACCCAAGGCTACCTGCTGATGGACGTCGTCGGAATCGATTTCTCCAAGTTCGTCGAGAAGAAGCCCGCGCGTTTCGGCGTGACCTACAACTTCTACAACATCGACACGAACGACCGCCTCTTCCTGCGCGCCTACGTCGAGGACGGCGAAAGCCTTCCGACGCTGTATTCCTTCTGGAAGGCCGCGAACTACCTGGAGCGCGAAGTCTTCGACCTCGTCGGCGTTCGCTTCGACGACCACCCTGACTTGCGCAAAGTCCTCACGCCCGACGACCTCGAAGGCCACCCGCTGCGCAAAGACTACCCGCTCGGCGAGTCCCCGACGCTCTTCCGCGACGGCCGCTTCATCGATCCGCCCGCCTTTCGCGCGGGACTCACCGGGCAAAGCGGCGGACTCACCGGCTGGCGCGGCGGCGAGCGCAAGGGCTTTCAAGACCGGGACGACAAGCCGCCCGTCACACCGGGAGTGAAGCATGACCGTTGA
- a CDS encoding NuoB/complex I 20 kDa subunit family protein gives MGLKDLFERDVQELENEGILFSSLEKLVAWGRSNSLWPATFGLACCAIEMMASTDGRNDLARFGSEVFRASPRQADVMIVAGRLSKKMAPVMRRVYDQMPDPKWVISMGACASSGGMFNNYAIVQNVDSVVPVDVFVPGCPPRPEALIYGVMQLQRKVRGEAFDELGTQLPMVEAWTR, from the coding sequence ATGGGATTGAAAGACCTCTTCGAACGCGACGTCCAAGAGCTCGAAAACGAAGGCATCTTGTTCTCGAGCCTCGAAAAGCTCGTCGCGTGGGGCCGCTCGAACTCCTTGTGGCCCGCCACCTTCGGCCTCGCGTGCTGCGCCATCGAAATGATGGCCTCCACCGACGGCCGCAACGACCTCGCGAGATTCGGCTCCGAGGTCTTTCGCGCCTCGCCCCGTCAAGCCGACGTCATGATCGTCGCCGGCCGACTTTCCAAAAAGATGGCCCCGGTCATGCGCCGCGTGTACGACCAGATGCCCGATCCCAAATGGGTGATCTCCATGGGCGCGTGCGCCAGCAGCGGCGGCATGTTCAACAACTACGCGATCGTTCAAAACGTCGACTCGGTCGTGCCCGTCGACGTCTTCGTGCCCGGCTGCCCGCCGCGTCCCGAAGCCTTGATTTACGGCGTGATGCAACTCCAAAGGAAGGTGCGCGGCGAAGCCTTCGACGAGCTCGGTACGCAACTGCCGATGGTGGAGGCGTGGACGCGATGA
- a CDS encoding NADH-quinone oxidoreductase subunit A: protein MRNKPHETEGAIAHRSEGGRNIEYVNALIMLVVGLGIGILAVVVSRILGPKKPSRTKLMAYESGNDPLPGGKERFPVHFYLVAMLFIVFDIETAFFYPIATAFQRVGIFAFWETITFVALLAVGLIYIYRKGVLEWD, encoded by the coding sequence TTGCGCAACAAACCGCATGAAACGGAAGGCGCGATCGCTCACCGTTCGGAAGGAGGAAGGAACATCGAGTACGTCAACGCCCTCATCATGCTGGTCGTCGGACTGGGCATCGGCATTCTGGCGGTCGTCGTCAGCCGCATCCTCGGTCCCAAGAAGCCCAGCCGGACCAAGCTCATGGCCTACGAAAGCGGAAACGACCCGCTGCCCGGCGGCAAAGAGCGCTTCCCGGTCCACTTCTATCTCGTCGCGATGCTCTTCATCGTCTTCGACATCGAGACCGCCTTCTTCTACCCGATCGCCACGGCGTTCCAACGCGTCGGGATCTTCGCGTTCTGGGAAACGATCACCTTCGTCGCCCTGCTCGCGGTCGGCTTGATCTACATCTACCGAAAGGGCGTGTTGGAATGGGATTGA
- a CDS encoding sensor histidine kinase, translating to MEQSMAASSSCTHVFVAVNDVSLHTELSMALPEARVLHAESAEGLLRDTRSFVPDVVLLSADLPSGVALTDVFAMLRSRAEHVHTRWIVMGQRNLGAFLQGGADALIAPGTPAVAVATLLKTHLTRVRQLREVEERAHTQQARLDAWAHEERVRDQLVHMLVHDLKNPISAILGLLDVVLEDGKRVPADLLDLLRLSREECQHLLHLAVNMLDVRKIQAGKMRLNFTTLFAPKMADVLSLAQGDVGVGLAERKLILDLPTAASPLHADPEILRRIFANLLSNAVKHTTRGGAIVISARESNGQMQWCVQDDGEGIPAEDIPNLFSAFEQSRLTLHSRFDTGMGLAFCKLAVEGHGGRIWVESERGLGSRFYFTLPFIQEEEDDFVEVLSN from the coding sequence ATGGAACAATCCATGGCCGCGTCCAGCTCTTGCACTCATGTTTTCGTTGCCGTCAACGACGTCTCGCTTCACACGGAACTGTCGATGGCGCTGCCCGAAGCGCGCGTGCTGCATGCCGAGAGCGCGGAAGGGCTGCTTCGTGACACGCGCTCGTTCGTGCCCGACGTCGTCCTGCTCTCGGCAGATTTGCCGAGCGGCGTGGCCCTCACGGACGTCTTCGCGATGTTGCGCTCGCGTGCCGAGCACGTGCACACGCGCTGGATCGTGATGGGGCAGCGCAACCTCGGCGCGTTCTTGCAAGGAGGCGCGGACGCCCTGATCGCGCCGGGAACGCCCGCCGTCGCCGTCGCGACGCTGCTGAAAACGCATCTGACGCGCGTGCGGCAACTGCGCGAAGTGGAGGAACGCGCTCACACGCAGCAAGCGCGGCTCGACGCTTGGGCGCACGAGGAGCGCGTGCGCGACCAGCTCGTGCACATGCTCGTCCACGACCTCAAGAATCCCATCAGCGCGATTCTGGGATTGCTCGACGTCGTTTTGGAGGACGGCAAGCGTGTCCCGGCGGACTTGCTGGACTTGCTTCGCTTGTCACGCGAAGAGTGCCAGCATTTGCTGCACCTCGCCGTGAACATGCTGGACGTGCGAAAAATTCAAGCGGGCAAGATGCGCTTGAACTTCACGACCTTGTTCGCGCCGAAGATGGCGGACGTGCTTAGCCTCGCGCAAGGAGACGTCGGCGTCGGCCTCGCCGAGCGCAAGCTGATTCTGGATCTTCCGACGGCCGCCTCTCCGCTGCACGCGGACCCCGAGATCTTGCGCCGCATCTTCGCGAATTTGTTGTCGAACGCGGTGAAGCACACGACGCGCGGCGGCGCGATCGTCATTTCGGCGCGTGAGTCCAACGGCCAGATGCAGTGGTGCGTGCAAGATGACGGCGAGGGCATTCCCGCCGAGGACATCCCGAACTTGTTCAGCGCCTTCGAGCAATCGCGCCTCACGCTGCACAGTCGGTTCGACACGGGCATGGGCCTCGCGTTTTGCAAGCTTGCCGTCGAAGGCCATGGCGGGCGCATCTGGGTCGAGAGCGAGCGAGGACTCGGATCGCGCTTCTACTTCACGCTGCCGTTCATTCAAGAAGAAGAGGACGACTTCGTCGAGGTCTTGTCGAACTGA